The following is a genomic window from uncultured Propionivibrio sp..
TGACGGCGTCGTCAAGGTCGATGCCAACATGATGACCGGCCATGCAGGCCTGTTCGCCGGCGGCGACATGGTCCCGACCGATCGCAACGTCACCGTCGCCGTCGGCCACGGCAAGAAGGCGGCCCGCAACATTGACGCCTGGCTGCGCGGAACGACCCACACCGCCCCGGAAAAACACCAGATCGCCACCTTCGAGCGGCTCAACACCTGGTATTACTCCGACGCGCCGAAGACCGTCCGCCCGATGCTCGACGTGATCCGCCGACAATCGACCTTCGACGAAGTCCAGGGCGGTCTCGACGAGACCAACGCGCTGTTCGAAGCACGCCGCTGCCTCTCCTGCGGCAACTGCTTCGAGTGCGACAACTGCTACGGCGTCTGTCCGGACAACGCCGTCATCAAGCTCGGCCCCGGCAAGCGCTTCCAGTTCAACTACGACTACTGCAAGGGCTGCGGCCTCTGCGCCGCCGAGTGTCCCTGCGGCGCCATCAACATGGTGCCGGAAAACATCTAAGCACCGACGGTACAACATCGCCGACCAAGAGCAGGGCGCCTCGCCCTGCTCTTTTTTTTTCGTCTTTTTTCGTCCTTTTCCCCCTCCTCCGCCGCAGCAGAACGCGCCAGCAAAGCTAACCGGCTGATTCATCTGGGATTATTTTTTTTGGTATTGCATTTCATAATTTGCAAAATTTTGTTGCTAGAATAGTTCGTTCTGGGGTGTCAATTTTCTATTCCGATACAACACTAACTCACGGATAGAAAAGGGAATCTCGATCAAACTCTCCAGGGGGAGATCTATGGGTACGCAGAGGGGACTGCACCATAACGGCCACAACGGCCACCTTCTGGCAATGGCGAGCCACGCGTCGCCGATTGCCACGCCCTCGTATTTCTCTCGCCCAGACGGCATTTCCGGATCCTTTCATCGATTTGCAGCAAGCCAACCGCCAAGTCTGGCGGCGGGCTGAATTTCTCATCATCCTTTCGGAATTCTCAATATGAAAGCCAAGAAAGCGAAATACCCAGGCATTCCCACCGTCATCAACGGTAACGGCGCAGTCGCCCACGTCATGGGGCAGGTCTGCGGCGGCGTGATCGGCTATCCGATTACACCATCGACGGAGATCTCGGAAATTTACGAAGCCTTCCGCGCGGAAGGCGGCGTCAATGTCTGGGGCAAGCATCCTTTCTTCTTTGAACCGGAAGGCGAACACTCCGCCCAGAGCGGCGCGCTCGGCGCGCAGCTGACCGGCGGCCAGTACATTTCCAACGCCTCGTCGAGCCAGGGCATCCTCTACGCGCTCGAATCGCACTACGTCACCGTCGGCAAAAAGGTCGGCGGCTTCGTGTTGCAGGTCGCCGCCCGCGTCGTCTCGAAGCACTCGCTCAACGTCATGGCCGGCCATGACGACGTCTACGCCCTGCTTTCCTCGGGCTACACGATCCTGTTCGGCTCGAACCCGCAGGAAGCCGCCGACCTCGCAGCGATTTCCTACCGCAGCTCGGCGCTGTCACTGATCCCGGTCGCCAACGCCATGGACGGCTTCGCCACCAGTCACATGATGAGCGAGTCGTATCTGCCCGAACCGGAATTGCTGAAGGAATACCTCGGCGACCCGGAAGGCCGCATCAAGGCGCCGACCGTCGCCCAGGAAGTGCTGTTCGGCGCCAAGGGACGCGTCTTCCAGCTCAACCAGTACCTGTCGCGCCATGAGGCCGACATCACCGCCGACAACCTCGCCGCGCTGAAGAAGTACCTCGACAGCAACGCCGCCAAGGTCGAAAAGGACAACGCCGGCGACCTCGTCGCCAAGACGCTCGGCTGGCTGCCCGAAGAACTCCACGGTCAGTGGAAGCGCCAATGGGTCAACGCGCTCGAGAAGGGCACCCGCCAGCTCGTTCCGGCGCTCGTCGACATCAATAATCCGGGCCTCACCGGCGCGGTGCAGAACCAGCCCGACTTCCAGGCCGGCGCTGCCGACCACCGTACCCACTTCGTCAGCGAAGTGCCGGCACTCGTCCGCCAGGCGATGGCCGAGTACTCGACGCTGACCGGCCGTCATTATTCGCCGGTGCATACATATATGTGCGATGACGCCGAAATCGTCATGGTCGGCCTCGGCTCGGTCTGCGACGACGTCGAAGCCGTCGTCGATTACCTGCGCAGCAAGGGCAAGAAAGTCGGCCTCGTCGCCATCAAGCTGCTGCAACCCTTCCCGGAAGCCGAAGTCGTCGCCGCGCTGGCCGGCAAGAAGGCGGTCACGGTGCTCGAACGTTCCGACCAGACCGCGCTGACCACGCTGGTCACCCAAGCACTGTTCAAGGCCCGTGAAAACGGCGAAGCGAAGACCGTCCGCCACGCCGACATACCGGCGATCAAGGCCATTCCGCGCCTGACCACGGCCATCTTCGGCCTCGGCGGCCACGACCTGCAGCCGCGTCACCTGATCGCCGCCTTCAAGGCGATGGAAACCGGCAAGAGCGCGCCGCTCGTTTACCTCGGCTCGCAGTTCTTCTCGAAGACCTCGAATCCGCGCCTCGCCGAACTGCAGAAACGTATGAAGGCCGCGTATCCGGAAACCGAGCTGATGGCGCTCGAAGCCGAGCCAAATCCGCGTCTACTGCCTGATTCGGCCTTCCGCATCCGCTTCCACTCGGTCGGCGGCTACGGCACGATCGCCTCGGGCAAGCTGCTCACCGACATCCTCGCCGGCGCGCTCGACATGCAATCGAAGTCGGCGCCGAAGTACGGTTCGGAAAAGAGCGGCGCCCCGACCAATTACTACATCACGCTGAGTCCCCAGCCGATCAAGATCACCAACGCCGAACTCGAAGACGTTGAAGTCGTGATCTCGCCGGACCACCGCTCCTTCGTACACACCAACCCGCTCAAGGGTCTGGCCGAAGGCGGCACCTTCATTCTGCAATCCTCGGGCACGCCCGAGCAGGTCTGGGCCGAACTGCCGGCGCAATTCCGCAAGACAATCCGCGAGAAGAAGATCAACTTCTTCATCATCGACGCCTTTGCCGTCGCCAAACGCAACGCGCCGACACCGGAACTCGCCACCCGCATGATGGGTATCGCCTTCATCGGCGCCGTTGCCGGACACGTCAAGCAGGTCGCCGGTGGTGCCTCGCAAAAAGCCATCCTTGAAAAGGTGCGCAAGCAGATTCAGAAGAAGTTCGGCTCCAAGGGCGACGCCGTCGTCGCCGGCAACATGCAGGTGATCGAGGAAGGCATCCAGGCAACCCAACGCGTCGACTACAACGCTGCCGCCTTCACCAAGATCGATGCCAAGCCGGCACCGATCGTCCTGCGCAACGTCTCGCTCTCGTCGTCGATGTGCCAGTCGTCGGGTTCCTCGACCTGCGGCCTGTTCGATCGCGAGTATTTCAGCGACATGATCGCCACGCCGTTCAAGGAAGGCACCATCGGCGAAGCGCCGGTCCTGCCAGGCACCGGTCTGTTCATGCCCGCCGGTAGCGCCGGCGCCAAGGACAAAGGCCTGTTCCGCCGCACCGTGCCGGTCTTCAACGCCGAGGTGTGCACGGGCTGCATGGAGTGCACGCTGGTCTGTCCGGACGCTGCCATCCCGAACACGGTTCATGACATCCACGAACTGCTCGCCACCGGCATCGCCCAGCTTGACATCACCGAAGCGCAGCGCGAAGCCATGCGCGCGCAGATGATCCCGATGACCGAGGGCATCCGCGAAACCTATCGCCAGACGAAGGAAGAGCGGGCGTTCCACGAAATCGTCGCGGAAGTCGCCGGCAAGCTGCCGACCAAGCAGGCGACGCTGCTCGCCAACTTCACCAAGCTTGTCGATGTGCTCGCCGTCTATCCGGTCTCGAAGACGCGTCCCTTCTTCGACGCGATGGAAAAGGCGACGCCGGGCACCGGCGGTCTCTTCGCCAGCACAATCGACCCGTGGAAGTGCACGGGCTGTCTCGAATGCGTCGAAGTCTGCGGCCCGGGCGCCCTGAGCGCACAGGAACAAGAACCGGCGCTGCTCGAAATGCTGCAGAGCCGCTTTGAATTCATGAGCAAGACGCCGAATACGCCGGAGCGTTTCTACGACACCGCGCTCGAAGGCGGCGAAGCCAAGCGCCTGCTGCTCGATCGCGGCAATTACTACTCGACGACCGGCGGTCACGGCGGCTGCCGCGGCTGCGGCGAAGTCACCGCGATCCGTCAGGTGATGGCGACCAACCATGCGATCACCGACAAGCGCAAGGAAGCCCACATCGCCGAACTCGAAGAAACCGTGGCAGCGCTGGAAGCGAAGCTCGCCGCGCTCGGCAAGAAGGACGCCGCGCGCAGCCAGCGCATCAACACCGCGCTCAAGGCACTCGAGAAGCGCCTGTATCTCTACGAAGGCGGCCCGACCGGCAACGGCCCGGCCGGCGCGATCATCGCCAACTCGACGGGTTGCAGCAGCGTTTACGCCTCGACCTTCCCGTTCAACGCCTATAACGATCCCTGGGTAAACAGCCTGTTCCAGGACGCCCAGCCGCTTGCCAAGGGCATCTTCGAGGGCATCGCCGCGCAGGCGCTGACCGACATCCGCGCGCTGCGCACGGCCAAGCTCGAACTGGCCGACGCCTACGTGCCGGAACAGCATGACGCCGAAATGCGCCTGCTGAGCTCGGACAAGTTCACGAAGGAAGAGCTGGCCCTGTTGCCGACGATCATCACCGTCGGCGGCGACGGCGCCACCTACGACATCGGCTTCGGCGCCTTCTCGCGCATTCTGGCGAGCAACACGCCGATCAAGGTCGTCGTGCTCAACACCGGCGCCTACTCGAACACCGGCGGACAAGCCTCGACCTCGAGCTTCATCGGGCAGGACTCCGACCTTGCCCGCTTTGGCGCCGCGCACAGCGGCAAGTACGAAGCGCGCAAGGAACTCGGCCTGATCGCCTCGTTCCACTCGAACGTCTTCGTCTGCTCGACGAGCACGGCATTGCAGGGACACTTCCTCAAGAACACGATGGAATTCCTGACCTATACCGACTCGCCGGCGGTGCTCGACGTCTACACGCCCTGCCAGGGCGAGCACGGCGTCGCCGACAACGTCTCGGCGCAGCAGGCAGCGCTGGCCGTCAAGAGCCGGATGAACCCGGTCTTCGTGCACGACCCGCGCCGCGGCAAGACGCTGCACGACTGGTTCTCACTCGAAGGCAACCCGGAACCGAAGGCGACCTGGAGCAAGCAGACGCTTGAATACCTCGACGACAAAGGCGAGCTCAAGCTGATGACCGTGCCGCTGACGCCGGCGAGCTTCGCGCTGACGGAAATCCGCTTCAAGAAGCAGTTCCGCAAGCTGAAGGCCGATGCCGACAACCAGGTGCCGGTCGAGCAGTTCATCGACCTGCCGGAAGCGCAGCGCAAGGGCAAGGTGGCCTTCATCTTCGCCACCGACGGCAAGAAGAAGCTCGTCAAGTACGGCGTCTCGGCCTCGATCGTCGCGCTCGTCGAGGAGCGTCGCAAGCACTGGCAGCTGCTGCAGTACCTCGATGGCCAGCACGTCTCGAAGATGAGCGACGAGTACAAGAAGGGCATCGCCGCGCTGCAGTCGCAAGTGCAGGAATCGCTCAAGCAGCGTGACGCGTCGCTCGACGGCATCGCCCGCGCGATGTC
Proteins encoded in this region:
- a CDS encoding 2-oxoacid:acceptor oxidoreductase family protein, whose protein sequence is MKAKKAKYPGIPTVINGNGAVAHVMGQVCGGVIGYPITPSTEISEIYEAFRAEGGVNVWGKHPFFFEPEGEHSAQSGALGAQLTGGQYISNASSSQGILYALESHYVTVGKKVGGFVLQVAARVVSKHSLNVMAGHDDVYALLSSGYTILFGSNPQEAADLAAISYRSSALSLIPVANAMDGFATSHMMSESYLPEPELLKEYLGDPEGRIKAPTVAQEVLFGAKGRVFQLNQYLSRHEADITADNLAALKKYLDSNAAKVEKDNAGDLVAKTLGWLPEELHGQWKRQWVNALEKGTRQLVPALVDINNPGLTGAVQNQPDFQAGAADHRTHFVSEVPALVRQAMAEYSTLTGRHYSPVHTYMCDDAEIVMVGLGSVCDDVEAVVDYLRSKGKKVGLVAIKLLQPFPEAEVVAALAGKKAVTVLERSDQTALTTLVTQALFKARENGEAKTVRHADIPAIKAIPRLTTAIFGLGGHDLQPRHLIAAFKAMETGKSAPLVYLGSQFFSKTSNPRLAELQKRMKAAYPETELMALEAEPNPRLLPDSAFRIRFHSVGGYGTIASGKLLTDILAGALDMQSKSAPKYGSEKSGAPTNYYITLSPQPIKITNAELEDVEVVISPDHRSFVHTNPLKGLAEGGTFILQSSGTPEQVWAELPAQFRKTIREKKINFFIIDAFAVAKRNAPTPELATRMMGIAFIGAVAGHVKQVAGGASQKAILEKVRKQIQKKFGSKGDAVVAGNMQVIEEGIQATQRVDYNAAAFTKIDAKPAPIVLRNVSLSSSMCQSSGSSTCGLFDREYFSDMIATPFKEGTIGEAPVLPGTGLFMPAGSAGAKDKGLFRRTVPVFNAEVCTGCMECTLVCPDAAIPNTVHDIHELLATGIAQLDITEAQREAMRAQMIPMTEGIRETYRQTKEERAFHEIVAEVAGKLPTKQATLLANFTKLVDVLAVYPVSKTRPFFDAMEKATPGTGGLFASTIDPWKCTGCLECVEVCGPGALSAQEQEPALLEMLQSRFEFMSKTPNTPERFYDTALEGGEAKRLLLDRGNYYSTTGGHGGCRGCGEVTAIRQVMATNHAITDKRKEAHIAELEETVAALEAKLAALGKKDAARSQRINTALKALEKRLYLYEGGPTGNGPAGAIIANSTGCSSVYASTFPFNAYNDPWVNSLFQDAQPLAKGIFEGIAAQALTDIRALRTAKLELADAYVPEQHDAEMRLLSSDKFTKEELALLPTIITVGGDGATYDIGFGAFSRILASNTPIKVVVLNTGAYSNTGGQASTSSFIGQDSDLARFGAAHSGKYEARKELGLIASFHSNVFVCSTSTALQGHFLKNTMEFLTYTDSPAVLDVYTPCQGEHGVADNVSAQQAALAVKSRMNPVFVHDPRRGKTLHDWFSLEGNPEPKATWSKQTLEYLDDKGELKLMTVPLTPASFALTEIRFKKQFRKLKADADNQVPVEQFIDLPEAQRKGKVAFIFATDGKKKLVKYGVSASIVALVEERRKHWQLLQYLDGQHVSKMSDEYKKGIAALQSQVQESLKQRDASLDGIARAMSELAASSKAQVGNGVVIPIAPAGAAPAAAPAAAGAATAVATAIVTMEDSSKCTNCKTCYQDLSEIFEKTVMVVNGESREVARIIPGALERVEVTPELKARIKRVSANCDAEIIR